A single Aspergillus puulaauensis MK2 DNA, chromosome 7, nearly complete sequence DNA region contains:
- a CDS encoding F1F0 ATP synthase subunit i (COG:C;~EggNog:ENOG410PS1N;~InterPro:IPR006995;~PFAM:PF04911;~TransMembrane:1 (o12-30i);~go_component: GO:0045263 - proton-transporting ATP synthase complex, coupling factor F(o) [Evidence IEA];~go_function: GO:0015078 - proton transmembrane transporter activity [Evidence IEA];~go_process: GO:0015986 - ATP synthesis coupled proton transport [Evidence IEA]), with translation MSILPKKFPAPIAGPLGPFFAAGLVILYGINSAQNAMSNTAEFKNDPRNPNRQAPKH, from the exons ATGTCTATCCTCCCCAAGAAGTTCCCTGCCCCCATCG CCGGTCCCCTCGGCCCCTTCTTCGCTGCCG GTCTGGTCATCCTGTACGGCATCAACTCTGCGCAGAACGCCATGTCCAACA CTGCCGAGTTCAAGAACGACCCCCGCAACCCCAACCGTCAGGCTCCTAAGCACTAG
- a CDS encoding DASH complex subunit SPC19 (COG:S;~EggNog:ENOG410PPMH;~InterPro:IPR013251;~PFAM:PF08287;~go_component: GO:0005876 - spindle microtubule [Evidence IEA];~go_component: GO:0042729 - DASH complex [Evidence IEA];~go_process: GO:0008608 - attachment of spindle microtubules to kinetochore [Evidence IEA]) — MAGSLASSVASLQSSLQLVDSSISILDSGVSDYPRMTKVLQTTRHFELLPEPTIRDAQQSLLDEITPSIAHLLSLATNHVEKLSRREEGLRAKCELQEGRMNSSESRQSASRANKSAARGSAGQGASAAKALELRRLVQKKERLKYAVERLELQSTQRERQLRKSMAFQ; from the exons ATGGCTGGCTCACTTGCATCCTCCGTCGCCTCCCTCCAATCCTCTCTCCAGCTCGTCGAttcctcaatctcaatcctCGACTCTGGCGTCAGCGACTACCCCCGAATGACAAAAGTCCTGCAAACAACACGA CACTTCGAACTTCTCCCAGAACCCACAATCCGAGACGCCCAGCAATCCCTCCTAGACGAAATCACCCCAAGCATCGCACACCTCCTGTCCCTCGCAACAAATCACGTCGAGAAACTATCCCGTCGCGAGGAAGGCCTGCGTGCAAAATGCGAGTTGCAGGAGGGGCGGATGAACTCCAGTGAGAGCCGACAGAGTGCATCTCGTGCAAACAAAAGCGCCGCTCGTGGCAGTGCGGGACAGGGCGCTTCTGCCGCCAAAGCGCTAGAGTTGAGACGTTTAGTCCAGAAGAAAGAGCGCCTTAAGTATGCGGTCGAGCGTCTGGAGTTGCAGAGTACACAGAGGGAACGCCAGTTGAGAAAGAGTATGGCCTTTCAGTGA
- the RSM22 gene encoding tRNA methyltransferase RSM22 (COG:J;~EggNog:ENOG410PH29;~InterPro:IPR015324,IPR029063;~go_function: GO:0008168 - methyltransferase activity [Evidence IEA];~go_process: GO:0006412 - translation [Evidence IEA]): MLSRSPALRAARSKPCNIGGSPPYSLRRAGSQQVRYRAPTLTNLRSNSTTAGPNRVDSLLPIRRPGRKHTGYESGQPVVGRRHASSPAKEESDPAEQELEQHPIYPLIDKITTTEAEILELLDDLDLTDAYGEATASNDGKLDDALDKSNEYVDEQTVEARVERARQLFGHKLPEGHLSEQETLVFTRLYGEPIIVPEDAAELQEEPESDQLFREDGIGGWEEVSYEASETQEDGPVVYDMEKGPPVKETAAMRRTREVAEQLGAEVLLDSAIEGEEGDGESSPRLHPLTMKSKFSTDPHTIFPPKDTLTGPIGAILSDASNKHISEAAIDAFGGKFLPQSARTAPAQAQEPQKAIGLSSSQRFMSEMEANAYLAVLYPAMYASSLSVLTEVRKRLGSDWLRSLISQEGGPNVLDAGAGGASILAWRDVLRAEYELMVPDHHRGAPYPLGRSTVLTGSDPLRIRASVMLENTTFLPRLPDYIHTREGPTIHDQRVPKRKQFDVIIAPHTLLGIDEEHERKEYVENLWRLLNPNGGVLILMEKGHQRGFEAIGGAREMLLKRYISSPGSTEYNDLTESPRDSTTVQKEPGMIIAPCTNHERCPMYQSDGQAKGRKDFCHFSQRYIRPAFHQRIIGARDHNHEDLKFSYLAVQRGIDLRQTEDIKQGPEATDAAFEGYENLYEVAEETESAEVETPSEPDQKFHPLSLPRVVYTPMKRRGHVIFDLCTPAGKIERWTVPRSFSRQAYKDARKAYWGDLWALGAKTRIPRNLRLGDKKGEGKKERLERRAAEKRERGEEDDEGEFEADFDEQASPRDLSVPTRKKGENKVPSWKKHADNKKLRHASRKFARENL; the protein is encoded by the coding sequence ATGTTGTCGCGATCTCCTGCTTTACGGGCTGCTCGCTCCAAGCCCTGCAACATTGGTGGTTCTCCGCCATACAGCCTTCGACGCGCCGGTTCGCAACAGGTCCGGTACAGAGCGCCGACGCTCACGAATCTTCGATCAAACAGCACGACTGCGGGTCCGAATCGAGTTGATTCTCTCTTGCCAATACGTCGCCCAGGGCGAAAACATACGGGATACGAATCGGGACAACCAGTGGTTGGCAGACGACATGCCTCATCTCCAGCGAAAGAAGAATCCGATCCAGCGGAacaggagctggagcagcacCCGATCTACCCTTTAATTGATAAAATAACTACCACAGAAGCCGAGATCCTGGAACTACTTGACGACCTTGACCTTACGGATGCATATGGTGAGGCTACGGCTTCCAACGATGGCAAACTTGACGATGCGTTAGACAAATCGAACGAATACGTGGACGAGCAGACGGTGGAAGCACGAGTTGAACGAGCCAGGCAACTTTTCGGGCATAAGCTACCCGAAGGACACCTCAGCGAGCAGGAAACGCTAGTGTTTACTCGATTGTACGGCGAACCTATTATTGTTCCGGAAGATGCAGCCGAACTGCAGGAGGAACCCGAGTCCGACCAGCTTTTCCGCGAAGACGGAATCGGAGGATGGGAGGAAGTCTCATATGAGGCCAGTGAAACACAGGAGGATGGACCGGTCGTTTATGATATGGAGAAGGGCCCTCCGGTGAAGGAAACCGCTGCTATGCGCCGAACTCGAGAAGTGGCCGAGCAACTTGGGGCTGAAGTACTGCTTGATTCGGCCATcgagggcgaagaaggcgatggagagTCCTCGCCACGCCTCCACCCTTTAACAATGAAGTCGAAGTTTTCCACCGACCCGCACACTATATTCCCGCCCAAAGATACCCTGACCGGTCCCATTGGCGCTATCCTCTCAGACGCTTCCAATAAGCATATATCAGAGGCGGCTATTGACGCATTTGGTGGCAAATTTCTTCCTCAATCGGCCAGGACTGCGCCTGCACAAGCGCAAGAGCCTCAAAAAGCTATCGGCCTTAGTTCATCTCAGCGTTTCATgtcggagatggaggccaaTGCATATCTTGCAGTTTTATACCCAGCAATGTATGCTTCATCTCTGAGCGTATTGACCGAAGTTCGGAAACGCTTAGGGTCGGACTGGTTACGCTCGTTGATTTCGCAGGAGGGTGGACCCAATGTTCTCGatgccggtgctggtggtgccaGTATCTTAGCGTGGAGAGACGTCCTCCGTGCCGAGTACGAGCTCATGGTTCCAGATCATCACAGGGGAGCGCCTTACCCACTGGGTAGATCAACTGTCCTGACAGGATCCGATCCACTGCGTATTCGCGCGAGTGTGATGTTGGAAAACACAACCTTCCTTCCCCGACTCCCTGACTACATCCACACCCGAGAGGGGCCTACCATTCATGACCAACGGGTCCCGAAACGAAAACAATTTGACGTTATCATTGCCCCTCATACCCTGCTCGGCATCGACGAAGAAcacgaaagaaaagaatacGTTGAAAACTTATGGCGGCTCCTGAACCCGAACGGCGGAGTCCTAATTCTCATGGAAAAGGGACATCAGCGAGGCTTTGAAGCAATTGGTGGTGCTCGTGAGATGTTGCTGAAACGCTACATCTCCAGCCCTGGTTCAACGGAGTACAACGACCTCACCGAATCACCCAGAGACAGCACAACAGTCCAAAAAGAACCTGGCATGATCATCGCGCCTTGCACAAACCACGAGAGATGTCCCATGTACCAATCAGACGGCCAAGCCAAGGGCCGGAAAGACTTCTGCCACTTCTCACAAAGATACATCCGCCCAGCCTTCCACCAACGCATCATCGGCGCAAGGGATCATAACCACGAGGATCTGAAATTCAGTTACCTCGCCGTCCAACGTGGCATTGACCTACGCCAAACCGAGGACATCAAGCAAGGCCCCGAAGCCACAGATGCTGCATTCGAAGGCTACGAGAACCTGTACGAAGTAGCTGAAGAAACGGAATCTGCCGAAGTTGAGACGCCCTCCGAGCCAGACCAGAAATTCCACCCCCTTTCGCTCCCCCGCGTGGTATATACACCCATGAAGCGCCGCGGCCACGTAATCTTCGACCTCTGCACACCAGCCGGAAAAATCGAACGCTGGACCGTTCCCCGGTCATTCAGCCGTCAGGCTTACAAGGATGCTCGGAAAGCATACTGGGGTGACCTGTGGGCTCTTGGAGCGAAGACTCGCATCCCGAGAAACCTGAGACTCGGCGATAAGAAGGGTGAAGGGAAGAAGGAGCGGTTGGAAAGACGTGCCGCGGAAAAGAGGGAACgcggcgaagaggacgacgagggcgaatTCGAGGCTGACTTCGATGAGCAGGCGTCGCCCCGTGATTTGTCAGTCCCTACGCGAAAGAAGGGTGAGAACAAGGTTCCTAGTTGGAAGAAGCACGCGGATAATAAGAAGCTCAGGCATGCTTCGAGAAAATTTGCCCGGGAGAATCTTTAA
- a CDS encoding uncharacterized protein (COG:S;~EggNog:ENOG410PQJK;~InterPro:IPR028241;~PFAM:PF10259), with protein sequence MATWVYPPIPPERLEQEADSALEKELEWLLRSLQDSLASLREGLQECAALLAPKEPGSTLVLSSLRSESVKGFVTRIGTKVVKGDIQLRLSSLSSRGAPTARLCLSNSSDAPELALSQLVSVRDSVRQCLDIVDVSTWTGDPLDARFIYSQLHLLGETIAEGRQMLKGETDIVRGKWWETSAPDNMFDPPLPPHLSFHLSIADSALVLYLRTLESTTQTHTPTAFATDISLTGFSIRDRLFGSRQASHDEAGDVFSWKGDEVKVREKVRVESQDPSLMSVMAKLTALYHEVVKCKTALKVLMGNEDDGES encoded by the exons ATGGCGACTTGGGTTTACCCACCTATCCCCCCAGAGCGCCTGGAACAGGAAGCCGACTCTGCCCTG GAGAAAGAGCTAGAATGGCTGCTGCGCTCCTTGCAGGATTCTCTGGCTTCCTTGAGGGAAGGCCTCCAGGAATGCGCCGCGTTGCTGGCTCCAAAAGAGCCCGGCTCTACATTAGTCTTATCGTCGCTGCGGTCTGAGAGTGTAAAAGGCTTTGTCACCAGGATTGGGACAAAGGTCGTAAAGGGG GATATCCAGCTGCGCCTGAGCTCTCTGAGCTCTCGAGGTGCACCTACAGCCCGGCTATGCCTATCAAATTCTTCGGACGCGCCAGAACTGGCGCTCAGCCAATTAGTCTCGGTTAGAGATTCCGTCAGACAGTGCCTAGACATCGTCGATGTGAGCACCTGGACTGGCGATCCACTTGATGCGCGCTTCATCTACAGCCAACTCCATCTTCTTGGAGAGACAATTGCGGAAGGTCGGCAAATGCTCAAGGGCGAGACTGATATTGTTCGCGGCAAATGGTGGGAGACAAGTGCGCCAGACAAT ATGTTCGACCCGCCTTTACCCCCTCATCTCTCCTTTCATTTATCAATCGCGGATTCTGCCCTCGTGCTTTATCTGAGAACCCTTGAATCTacaacacaaacacacaCTCCAACGGCCTTTGCGACAGATATCTCCTTGACGGGATTTTCTATACGGGATCGATTATTCGGCTCTCGTCAAGCTAGCCATGACGAGGCTGGGGATGTATTTTCCTGGAAGGGCGACGAGGTTAAAGTCAGGGAGAAGGTGCGCGTAGAGAGCCAGGACCCCAGTCTGATGTCAGTGATGGCCAAATTGACTGCACTCTATCACGAGGTGGTCAAGTGCAAGACTGCGCTTAAAGTTCTCATGGGTAATGAGGACGACGGTGAGTCCTGA
- a CDS encoding SUR7/PalI family protein (COG:S;~EggNog:ENOG410PP30;~InterPro:IPR009571;~PFAM:PF06687;~TransMembrane:4 (i7-27o113-135i147-168o188-207i);~go_component: GO:0005886 - plasma membrane [Evidence IEA]), translated as MPLSRAGLGFLGLFFTAGALLLMWLTFLGGVRNSNPIDQIYFLQVDSSGIPGAASVSRWTWWNLCPVTDGRNDCGGNHPDFPFDPPSQRNFGTEENIPSDFIGTRHYFLTSRFSWPFMIIALFFGVISFFTGLAAMCTRVGSYLSAVMGWIAFVFQVITTCLITAVYVQGRNKFNANGQTARLGVKAFAFMWTAVALWLLACITYCLGGSVSGGRERGYSGRKQRRRGFFTSARQPSAEANKEVAA; from the exons ATGCCTCTTTCCA GAGCTGGCCTGGGCTTTTTGGGCCTTTTCTTCACTGCCGGAGCCCTCTTGCTGATGTGGCTCACTTTCCTCGGCGGCGTAAGGAACAGTAACCCGATCGACCAGATCTACTTTCTTCAAGTAGACTCGAGCGGCATCCCTGGTGCAGCTTCTGTCTCACGATGGACCTGGTGGAATCTGTGTCCTGTGACGGATGGCAGGAATGATTGCGGCGGCAACCACCCCGATTTCCCATTCGATCCTCCAAGTCAACGGAACTTCGGTACTGAAGAGAACATCCCGTCCGACTTTATCGG AACCCGGCACTACTTCCTGACTTCGCGGTTCTCATGGCCTTTTATGATTATCGCTCTATTCTTCGGTGtcatctccttcttcaccggACTTGCTGCCATGTGCACACGCGTCGGAAGCTATCTTTCAGCCGTGATGGGATGGATCGCTTTCGTCTTTCAGGTTATCACCACCTGTCTCATTAC TGCCGTCTATGTCCAGGGCCGCAACAAGTTCAACGCCAACGGCCAAACTGCACGCCTTGGTGTTAAGGCCTTCGCTTTCATGTGGACCGCGGTTGCCCTCTGGCTGCTCGCTTGCATCACTTACTGCCTTGGTGGCTCTGTTTCGGGAGGACGGGAACGCGGATACAGCGGTCGTAAGCAGCGCCGTCGCGGTTTCTTTACTTCCGCACGACAACCCAGCGCGGAGGCCAACAAGGAGGTTGCTGCATAA
- the SSZ1 gene encoding ribosome-associated complex protein SSZ1 (COG:O;~EggNog:ENOG410PHA3;~InterPro:IPR013126,IPR043129;~PFAM:PF00012) produces the protein MSDEVNGAGERFAIGISFGNSSSSIARINPEGKAEVIANEEGDRQIPTVLSYIGGEQYHGSQAKAQLIRNASNTVAYFRDYLGKNFKSIDPTPCHNSAHPIQTDSTVAFSIRDTESETANTVTVSEIATRHLRRLKQSASDFLGKEVNSAVITVPTDFSDAQREALTTAAKAAGLEILQLIHEPIAAALAYDARPEAVVADKLVVVADFGGTRSDAAVIASRGGMYTTLATAHDYELGGSTLDKIIIDHFAKEFIKKHKTDPREDARGLAKLKFEGEATKRALSLGTNATLSIESLANGVDYGSTINRTRYELLSGKVFSQFTGLIEQVIQKAGLDVLDIDEVVLSGGVSHTPKIAHLTRSIFPEKTKILAPAVDTTAINPSELAARGAAIQASLIQEFETEDIEQSIHPMVTATPHLTNAIGVEFTSGDAVEFLPLLNTETALPARRVAQYNVPKDGGDVLVRVVEGVREIKVTKPEPKPKEEKPKADDDEEDSDFDSDEDEEDEIREVIWKTEKPIAELAVKGVKANGKVELMVHINADLGLQITAREVGGQNAVRGAVESP, from the exons ATGAGCGACGAAGTCAACGGCGCCGGCGAGCGTTTCGCCATTGGTATCTCTTTCGGCAattcttccagctccattGCCCGTATCAACCCT GAAGGCAAGGCTGAAGTTATTGCCAACGAAGAAGGAG aCCGTCAGATCCCTACCGTCCTCTCGTACATTGGTGGAGAGCAGTACCACGGCTCCCAGGCAAAGGCTCAACTAATCCGCAATGCGTCAAACACTGTTGCATACTTCAGAGATTACCTCGGCAAGAA CTTCAAGTCAATAGACCCCACCCCATGCCACAACTCCGCACACCCAATTCAAACCGACTCGACCGTTGCTTTCTCCATCCGCGACACCGAGAGCGAGACCGCCAACACCGTCACTGTCTCCGAGATTGCTACCCGTCACCTTCGCCGTCTGAAGCAGTCTGCCTCTGACTTCCTTGGAAAGGAGGTCAACTCAGCCGTCATCACCGTCCCTACCGACTTCAGTGATGCCCAgcgcgaggccttgaccaCTGCCGCTAAGGCTGCTGGTCTTGAAATCCTTCAGCTCATCCACGAAcccattgctgctgctcttgccTACGATGCCAGGCCCGAGGCTGTCGTGGCCGATAAGCTCGTCGTTGTCGCCGATTTCGGTGGTACCCGATCCGATGCTGCTGTTATTGCTTCCCGCGGTGGAATGTACACCACCCTCGCCACTGCTCACGACTACGAGTTGGGCGGTTCTACCCTTGACAAAATCATCATTGATCACTTTGCCAAGGAGTTTATCAAGAAGCACAAGACCGACCCCCGCGAAGACGCTCGCGGGCTCGCCAAGTTGAAGTTCGAGGGTGAAGCCACGAAAAGGGCTCTGAGCTTGGGTACCAATGCCACACTGAGCATTGAGTCTCTCGCCAACGGCGTCGATTACGGCTCTACCATTAACCGTACTCGTTACGAGCTTCTTTCCGGCAAGGTCTTCTCTCAGTTCACTGGCTTGATCGAGCAAGTTATCCAGAAGGCTGGATTGGATGTTTTGGACATTGATGAG GTCGTCTTGTCTGGTGGTGTTTCTCACACCCCCAAGATCGCCCATCTCACTCGCAGCATCTTCCCCGAAAAGACCAAGATCCTCGCTCCCGCCGTCGACACCACCGCCATCAACCCCTCTGAGCTGGCCGCCCGAGGTGCTGCTATCCAGGCCTCGCTCATCCAGGAGTTCGAAACGGAAGACATTGAGCAGTCCATCCACCCCATGGTCACCGCCACCCCTCACCTCACGAACGCCATTGGCGTTGAGTTCACCTCCGGTGATGCCGTTGAATTCCTGcccctcctcaacaccgagaCCGCCCTCCCCGCCCGCCGCGTTGCCCAGTACAACGTCCCCAAGGACGGCGGTGACGTGCTCGTTCGCGTCGTCGAGGGTGTCCGCGAAATCAAGGTCACCAAGCCcgagcccaagcccaaggaggagaagcccaaggccgatgatgacgaggaagactcCGACTTCGACtccgacgaggacgaggaggacgagatcCGCGAGGTCATCTGGAAGACCGAGAAGCCCATCGCCGAACTCGCCGTCAAGGGCGTCAAGGCCAACGGCAAGGTCGAGCTCATGGTTCACATCAACGCCGACCTCGGTCTGCAGATCACCGCGCGGGAAGTTGGCGGCCAAAACGCCGTCCGCGGCGCCGTTGAGTCGCCATGA
- the RRP40 gene encoding exosome non-catalytic core subunit RRP40 (BUSCO:EOG09264XJC;~COG:J;~EggNog:ENOG410PKPF;~InterPro:IPR041054,IPR036612,IPR012340,IPR026699, IPR004088;~PFAM:PF15985,PF18311;~go_component: GO:0000178 - exosome (RNase complex) [Evidence IEA];~go_function: GO:0003723 - RNA binding [Evidence IEA]) has protein sequence MSSPLILLPGDDVPSEYLPNNSAPLRLGPGLRLLSQPPSSTPSSHVLTATQSGILSTDNKRHAVSILSSSNRRYVPLANDLVIAQVHHSSIDYFHCMITPQSAHALLGQLSFEGATKKTRPMLRGGDLVYARVLSTGLGPGAEVELACVNPATGKAEPGGLGPLTGGMVFDISTGMAARLIKASSSSSDNQDGVAGLVVLDELGKKLEKAGGFEIAVGRNGKVWVDCSNSEDDAVRATVAIGRCLTTIDEHNLNPTDQRKLVTRILREMKIES, from the coding sequence ATGTCGTCGCCATTAATACTCCTCCCGGGCGATGATGTGCCATCGGAATATCTACCCAACAATTCAGCGCCGTTGCGACTAGGCCCAGGGCTGCGTCTCCTCTCACAACCTCCCTCGTCCACGCCTTCAAGTCATGTCTTGACCGCCACACAAAGCGGAATACTCTCTACAGATAACAAACGACATGCTGTCTCGATCCTATCTTCCTCGAATCGCCGCTATGTTCCACTCGCAAACGACCTGGTGATTGCGCAGGTTCACCACTCAAGCATCGATTATTTCCACTGCATGATTACACCACAGTCCGCGCATGCGCTGCTAGGACAGCTATCCTTCGAAGGCGCGACGAAGAAAACACGGCCGATGTTGAGAGGGGGTGACCTTGTCTACGCGCGTGTATTGTCGACGGGACTGGGACCCGGGGCAGAAGTGGAGCTCGCATGCGTCAACCCTGCGACTGGGAAAGCTGAACCGGGAGGATTGGGCCCGTTAACAGGTGGAATGGTGTTTGATATTTCTACTGGGATGGCTGCCAGGTTGATCAAAGCGAgctcttcgtcatcagacAATCAGGACGGAGTCGCAGGCCTGGTCGTGTTAGACGAGCTGGGCAAGAAGCTCGAGAAAGCCGGGGGGTTTGAAATAGCTGTTGGGAGGAATGGAAAGGTGTGGGTGGACTGCTCGAATAGTGAAGATGATGCTGTGAGAGCAACTGTAGCGATCGGACGGTGTCTCACCACGATTGATGAACATAACCTCAACCCCACCGACCAGAGGAAATTGGTGACAAGGATATTACGGGAAATGAAAATAGAGTCATGA
- the REB1 gene encoding MYB DNA-binding domain protein (COG:K;~EggNog:ENOG410PKPT;~InterPro:IPR017930,IPR009057,IPR017877,IPR001005;~PFAM:PF00249,PF13921), with product MGQGSSQPAHLQDPDLEQESDHDTDMHSTKYDASPPPPVNKPNRESRPPNGSLPKRKRAPSQSVASPVAATTPEDRPSALKRKRVVDNLGKEKTPTPNGQRSSSQKTGVNQSSAGPGPGLFSKEIGAGRLNRALSAAANGGSPARSTVSEGPNKGRLHRSNGEAGKNGLTGAFKPDEVEALEEFKVRFCNSYGLSTTTFDLIVQHGKGPFPGPPGVTKYTFWQEVHSILPNRDKRSVRRFMKRHFQASSQKPHEWTEEQEDELVVLYRQNGPKWAYISELLGRSSDDVVQRWKNRLEHRSTMNVGPWSEDELSLLKEVLRDAWSKMQKQGYDVGSNIYEMDESLISWGQVSVRMKHTRSRQQCADKWRRVKGSRVAQGSRENSRANSQSLSRSATPLQAKREAHRARKSAAYVVSDEDSDAGDNVVNEKDATEHSKRGTPASKTLNKPKKIESKEAESGSSSESDSESESETTSKSGSATLNKKPNSSEKKASSPERKQLSSTSSEESDSSSESDSDSDSDSGSAGNNKSTSTLQKHEETKAADVSKREASSDESDDSSSEEESESDSENESPDEIPATPPEPTTEETSKGAKRRRSNSTTTEAAEAGDKRVKVKKERSPTPSGVVAPEHENESESMEQDAKLLKRESTAESATSSESESESNEQDAKKREGSRESDTSSDSDAESDSSESSAADEAERENPPTKRHPEPEDVETKQNSLSDYEVSSDSDADSTSSSDSEDEPSKDGPNVTVKAEPADAAPAIKKESDSGSSSDSTSSSGSSSDSDSDSDSDSDSE from the exons ATGGGCCAAGGGTCTTCACAACCCGCTCATCTTCAAGACCCTGATCTTGAACAGGAGTCCG ACCATGACACAGATATGCATAGCACAAAATACGACGCAAGCCCTCCCCCGCCCGTAAACAAGCCCAACCGCGAATCGCGTCCGCCGAATGGTTCTTTGCCAAAGCGCAAACGCGCGCCGTCTCAGAGCGTCGCCAGCCCCGTCGCAGCCACAACCCCAGAGGATCGCCCCAGCGCATTGAAGCGGAAACGCGTCGTTGATAATTTagggaaggagaagaccCCGACGCCAAATGGCCAGCGTTCGAGTTCGCAGAAGACCGGCGTCAACCAGAGCTCAGCCGGTCCGGGTCCTGGGTTGTTTTCCAAGGAGATTGGTGCGGGACGGCTGAACAGGGCTCTCTCGGCGGCTGCAAACGGTGGCTCGCCGGCACGTAGCACCGTATCCGAAGGCCCGAACAAGGGAAGGCTCCATCGATCCAATGGCGAGGCCGGCAAGAATGGGCTTACCGGCGCGTTTAAACCAGACGAGGTAGAAGCCCTTGAGGAGTTTAAGGTGCGATTTTGCAATTCGTATGGGCTCTCGACAACGACGTTCGATCTTATCGTGCAACATGGGAAGGGCCCATTTCCTGGTCCACCAGGCGTCACCAAGTACACTTTCTGGCAGGAAGTCCATAGTATTTTGCCAAATCGGGACAAGAGATCTGTGCGCCGGTTTATGAAGCGCCATTTCCAGGCTTCTAGCCAGAAGCCGCATGAATGGACGGAGGAACAGGAAGATGAACTTGTGGTGCTTTATCGCCAGAACGGGCCTAAATGGGCGTACATCTCAGAGCTCCTGGGCAGGAGTAGTGACGATGTCGTTCAGAGATGGAAGAACCGGCTTGAGCATCGATCTACGATGAATGTTGGACCATGGTCGGAAGACGAGTTAAGCTTATTGAAAGAAGTCCTGCGCGACGCCTGGTCCAAGATGCAGAAACAGGGGTACGATGTAGGGAGTAATATTTACGAAATGGATGAGTCGCTGATTTCATGGGGTCAAGTGAGTGTCCGCATGAAGCACACTCGATCAAGACAGCAGTGTGCAGACAAGTGGCGCAGGGTCAAGGGTAGTAGGGTGGCCCAAGGATCCCGGGAAAATTCTCGAGCGAATTCTCAATCACTGTCTCGAAGTGCGACTCCGTTGCAAGCGAAACGAGAGGCTCACAGGGCGCGAAAGAGCGCCGCCTATGTGGTTTCTGACGAAGACTCCGATGCAGGAGATAATGTTGTTAACGAGAAGGATGCTACCGAGCATTCAAAACGAGGGACACCGGCCAGCAAGACATTGAATAAaccgaagaagatcgagtccaaagaagcagaatcGGGATCTAGCTCTGAATCAGACTCTGAGTCTGAATCCGAGACTACGTCAAAATCTGGATCTGCTACATTAAACAAAAAGCCTAACAGTTCTGAGAAGAAGGCTAGTTCGCCGGAAAGAAAGCAATTGTCTTCGACATCGTCCGAAGAATCTGATTCGAGTTCGGAATCAGAttcggactcggactcggattcTGGGTCGGCTGGAAACAATAAGAGCACATCGACCTTACAGAAGCACGAAGAAACAAAGGCGGCGGATGTTTCGAAGCGAGAAGCCAGCTCAGATGAATCCGACGACTCGTcttcagaagaagaaagcgaaagcGACAGCGAGAATGAAAGCCCAGACGAAATCCCAGCTACtcctccagaaccaaccACAGAAGAGACATCGAAAGGCGCTAAGCGGAGGCGTTCAAACAGTACCACCACGGAAGCTGCAGAAGCAGGCGACAAGCGCGTGAAGGTGAAAAAGGAACGCAGCCCTACACCATCTGGGGTCGTGGCCCCCGAGCACGAGAACGAGAGCGAAAGCATGGAGCAGGATGCAAAACTACTCAAACGAGAGAGCACTGCAGAGTCCGCAACAAGTTCTGAGAGCGAGAGTGAAAGTAACGAGCAAGAtgcgaagaaaagagagggCAGCCGCGAGTCGGACACAAGCTCCGACTCTGATGCTGAAAGCGACTCTTCGGAGTCCAGCGCGGCTGACGAGGCCGAGAGGGAAAATCCACCTACTAAACGACACCCCGAGCCAGAGGATGTCGAAACGAAGCAAAATTCTCTGTCAGATTATGAGGTCTCGTCGGATTCGGATGCGGACTCTACAAGCTCAAGTGACTCAGAAGATGAGCCCAGCAAGGATGGTCCCAATGTCACTGTGAAAGCAGAGCCAGCCGACGCAGCTCCTGCtatcaaaaaagaaagcgaCAGCGGCTCGAGCAGCGACTCAACATCCAGCTCTGGTTCCAGTTCCgactccgattccgattccgactcggactcggactcggaatAA